From the Triticum urartu cultivar G1812 chromosome 4, Tu2.1, whole genome shotgun sequence genome, the window ATACATATAAAGAGCAATACTCCATGGAGTACAAGAAAATCCGATCTGTTCGCGTGGGTTGTGCTTCTACTATCACAATGGACGACGACGGCcacggctcctcctcctcctcgccgctgCACGTGGTGATCTGCCCGTGGCTCGCCTTCGGCCACCTGCTGCCGTGCCTCGACATCGCCGAGCGCCTGGCGTCGCGCGGCCACCGCGTGTCCTTCGTCTCCACGCCGCGCAACATCGCGCGCCTCCCGCCGGTCCGGCCCGCCGTGGCGCCGCTCGTCGACTTTGTGGCGCTGCCGCTCCCGCACGTGGACGGCCTCCCCGAGGGCGCCGAGTCGACCAACGACGTCCCGCACGACCAGTTCGAGCTCCTCCGGGAGGCCTTCGACGGCCTCGCCGCGCCCTTCTCAGAGTTCCTGCGCGCCGCGTGCGTCGACGGAGCTGGCAGCAGGCCGGACTGGCTCATCGTTGACACCTTCCACCACTGGGCCGCCGCGTCCGCCGTCCAAAATAAGGTTCTCTTCTTCCCTCTGTTGCTTCAGTTCCATGTACGTACAAGTTCAGCTCGATCGATCCATGCCGCCGATGTCATATATGCCCAAGGTCTTTTTTATTTCGGAAACAAAATAATTTCAGATCTTACCGTAATATGTAAATTATTTCGGATTTTGAGATTTCAAATTTCACTTAATTTTAACATGACTTAAACTTATTTTAAAATAAGTTTGAATCTGTCTCAAAAATTTGAGGTTAAAAATATTTTGGAACCCACTCAAATATGCGAATTTCAGAAATTTCACTGAAATTACGTTGAAATTTTTAACCCTGGTCATACCAACGTGTACTGTTTGCTATAGGTTCCATGTGTGATGCTTCTCCTGGGAGCCGCAACCGTGATCGCCGCCTGGGCCACAGGGGTGTCCGAGCACACCGCCGACGCCGTCGGAAAAGAGCGATCGGCAGCAGAAGCGCCGAGCTTCGAGACGGAGAGGAGAAAGCTAATGATCACCCAGAACGCGTCGGGGATGACGGTCGCCGAGCGCTACTTCCTGACGCTCACGAGGAGCAATCTCGTGGCCATCCGGAGCTGCGCCGAGTGGGAGCCCGAGAGCGTCGCCGCCCTCACCACGCTCGCGGGCAAGCCGGTTGTCACGCTCGGCCTCCTCCCACCGTCACCTGAGGGAGGGCGCGGTGTCAGCAAGGAGGACGCCGCCGTGCGCTGGCTCGACGCGCAACCGGCCAATAAGTCGGTGGTCTACGTCGCGCTCGGGAGCGAGGTGCCACTGCGCGCGGAGCAGGTGCACGAGCTGGCCCTCGGGCTGGAGCTCTCGGGGGCACGCTTCCTCTGGGCCCTGCGGAAGCCGTCCGGCGTGCCGGACGCCGACATCCTCCCTCCGGGGTTCGAGGAGCGCACGCGCGACCGCGGGCTCGTGGTGACCGGGTGGGTTCCTCAAATCAGCGTGCTGGCGCACGACGCCGTTGCCGCGTTCCTGACCCACTGTGGGTGGAACTCGACCATCGAAGGGCTCCTGTTCGGCCACCCGCTGATCATGCTACCCATCTCTAGCGACCAGGGGCCCAACGCGCGACTCATGGAGGGGAGGAAGGTTGGGATGCAGGTGCCGAGAAACGAGAGTGACGGATCGTTCACCCGGGAAGACGTCGCGGCGATGGTGCGGGCCGTCGCCGTGGAGGAAGACGGCAGGAGGGTCTTCACGGCCAACGCCAAGAAGATGCAGGAGATCGTAGCCGACGGCGCATGCCATGAGAGGTGCATCGACGGGCTTATTCAGCAGCTCAGATCTTACAAGGCCTGAAAGCATTTTTTTAGTTTTTCCCCATGATACATTTATGAACTTTTCTAGCTCTGTATGGGGCTTTTGCACTAATAGGTTTCATCTGAAATTTGGTCTACCGGTAACTTTTTAGCTGACTAGTTCATGCCAGATAATGGACAACCTGAGGTCATCTTTTTTGGCAAATGATGGACAACCTAAGGTTACTATATcttactccctctgttccaaaatagatgactcaactttgtactaactttgtaTAAAGTTAAGTCATCTATTTCAGAACGAAGGGAGTAATAAGCAGCCGTTTTTTCCAAAGCGGATTTTGGAACGTGGGGCTTTGGAGCACCTTTTTTTTACCACCCAAAACAAGTACTCCCTTCAtttcaaaataagtgtctcaactttatattaactttagtacaaagttataTTAAGCTTAAGATatttattttggaacggagggagtacttaaaAGCTTTGAATTTTTTTACATAAATACGCATGCATGTGGTCTAAGTACCTTTGGAATTTTGGTCAATTATATGTTGTATTGTACGCTGCACACAAAAGAAAATATTTTGGCCCAAAAGCAATTAAAAACAAGCCCCAATTTGCATCTATTTGTCCTTTTTAATCTCTCACATGCAAGCATGTATATTGGTGAAATTTTGGCCCGTTATACTGCACTTCTATACATGCATGTAcacaaaaattaaaaaaattcaagCCATAAAAATCCCTTTTTTGTAGCTTCCAAAACACATGCTCCAGTACACCCGTGCTCATATGTCACTTTTGCCGGTTTTCCCCTCTACTCGTCAGCTACTAACACATATAACCATAGATAGGATCACTTTCCCTAAAAGAAAGATATAGGATAACCTTTTTGAATTTTGAAATTTCACACGAAGTATATAGTACCTAATTCTTGTCTCATACATAATCTGGAATAGCATTTTCCATGGATCAATATTCCCCATGAATCTAATATCACGCATATTTTATGTACATTGCATCAACCAAATATCCACATTGTGTACCATGAATAAATGTGTAAGAAAAATCACGGAAGAAATAATAGGTAGCAATAATAATTTACCATGGCTTCTCCAAATGGGAAAGATGCAACAGGAAAGAAAAAAATGATGCTAGACTCCCCACTGCCCATGGTGCCCCTTTCATCACCCTCTAAACATCTTGCTGAGCCTCAAAACCTTCTACAACATATTCTCACCACTTGATCAAAATGACAATCCTATCATGTCCTTCTAGGCTGACCTTCAGGCAAACTTATAGCCTGAATGTGGAGCATATTGCTAGAATTTTTAGATGCTCATCTTTTTCCTCCATACCATTGATTGCTAGATCAAAAATTTATTCTTTTGTTAGATTCAGGTATCATCAACTTGTTTCCTTCTATAAATCCAATCAGATCCTTTACCTTTATAGATCGGAAGGCTCAAGACCGGTTTCATCTCCACACCTTAGTGCAAGGGAACCCTAAATTGTCACCAACAACCCCAAGGGAGGGTAGGAATGCTAAGGGCTCCCCTTAATCGCCTCGAATGCCCAACAACTTGCTCGGGAGATGAGAACAACCAAAAAAAAGGAAACAAACCTCGAGCTAAACTCTGTCTTCAAACTCCTTGCGTGCACCCTGCTCAATCCTACATAATTTGAGATGTCTCCCGAATCAGTGTTGGTCTTGCTCAATGCTATCTGGCTCACATGCCCGATTATCGACAGTTTTAGGTTGATCCAATGTCCGAACTTTTGATTTGAGAGTTGGCCTCAAAGCACAAAGGGGTCTAGATCATTCATTGTAAACATGATGTGAATAAGGTCAAGGTGGTCCTTGCTTTTGCCCAGTGTGGGCTCTTACATGTGTGTAACCGATGTTATCTTTATCTAATATATAAGCCAAATAAAAGAAAACTTCTTTCTTACTACACTAGGTTCCGCAGTGTATTGCCACATCTTTCTCATTCATGCAGATGTAACCCTGTTTGAGTCAACTCAATCATCGAGGGGCTGTTGTTCGGGCATCCGCTGGTCATGATGCCCATCTCTAGCGACCAGGGGCCCAACACGCGGCTCGTGGAGGGGAGGAAGGTCGGGTGCAGGTGCCGAGAAACGGAGGCGACGGATCATTCACCCGAGAAGACGTCGCGGCGACGGCCAGGAAGATGGCGGGAGGGCCTTCGTGGCCAACGCCAAGAAGATGCAGGAGATCATGGTCGACGGCGCATGCCACGAGAGGTGCATCGACGGGTTTATTCAACAGCTCAGATCCTACAAGGCATGGAAGCATTTTTAGTTAGTTTTTTCCCACATGATTCATGTGATTTTATTCGTGTGAAATTTGGCCTAGTGGTAATTTTTCAGCTGACTGGTTCATGCGAGATCATGAATAACCTAAGGTCTTTTTTTTGCAAGCGATGGACAACCAAAGGTTACTGTATCGTAATAAGCAGCCGGTTTTTCTAAAGCGAACTTTTGGAACATGGGGGCATTGGAGCACCTTTTTTGACCACCAAACAATTCCTTAAAAGTTTTgattttgttttgattttttttacataaatatgcatgcatgtggTCTAAGTACCTTTGAAATTTCGGTCAATAATATGCTGTATTGTACGCTGCACACAAAAGAAAATAGTCGGCCAGATGCAATTAAAAACAAGCCCCAAACTTGCATGTATTTGTCTTTTTTTTAATCTCTCACATGCAAGCACGTATATTTGTCAAATTTTGGCCCATTATACTGCATTTCTATACGTGCATGTACACAAAAATTAGAAATTTCAAGCCATTAAAACCCCCTTTTTTGAGCTTCCCAAAAACGTGCTCCAGTACCCCCGTGCTCATATGACACATTTTGCCGGTTTTTCCCTCTACTAGTCAGCTGCTAACACATACAACCATAGATAGGACCACTTTCCCTGAAAGAAAGATATAGGATAACCTTTTTGAAATTTAAATTTCACACGAAGTATATAGTACCTAATTCTTGTCTCATACATAATCTGAAATACGTTCTTCACGAATCAATATCCCCTTGAATCTAATATCACACATGTTTTATGTACAATGCATCAACCAAATATCCACATTATGTACCATGAATAAATAAGTGTAAGAAAAATCACGGAAGAAAGAACAGGGCGCAATAATAATTTACCATGCCTTCTCCAAATGGGAAAGATGCAACAGGAAAGAAAAAAATGACGGTAGACTCCCCACTGCCCATGGCATCCCTTTCATCACCCTCTAAACATCTTGCTGGGCCTCAAAACCTTCTACAACATATTCTCACCACTTGATCAAAATGACAATCCTTTCACGTGCTTCTAGGCTGGCCTTCACGCAAATTTATAGCCTGAATGTGGAGCATATTGCTAGAATTTTTAGATCCTCACCATTTTCCTCCATATCATCGATTGCTAGATCAAACATTTATTCTTTTGTTAGATTCAGGTATCATCAACTTGTTTCCTTCTATAAATCCTAACACAATCCTTTACCTCTATAGATCGAAGGCCCAAGACCGCTTTCACCTCCACACCTTAGTGCAAGGGAACCCTAAATTGTCACCAACAACACCAAGGGCAAGTAGGAACACTAAGGGTTCCCCTTAATCACCTCGAATGCCCAACAACTTGCTTGGGAGATGAAAACAACCAAAAAAAGAAACAAAGCCGGAGCTAAACTCTGTCTTCAAACTCCCCGCGTGCACCTTGCTCAATCCTACATAAATTGAGATGTCTCCTGAATCAGTGTTGGTCTTGCTTAATGCTATCGGGCTCACATGACCCAGTTCTCAACGGTTTTGGGTTGATCCAATGTCCAAACTTTTGATTTGAGAGTTGGCCTCAAAGCATGGAGGGGTCTAGATCATTCATTGTAAAANNNNNNNNNNNNNNNNNNNNNNNNNNNNNNNNNNNNNNNNNNNNNNNNNNNNNNNNNNNNNNNNNNNNNNNNNNNNNNNNNNNNNNNNNNNNNNNNNNNNNNNNNNNNNNNNNNNNNNNNNTNNNNNNNNNNNNNNNNNNNNNNNNNNNNNNNNNNNNNNNNNNNNNNNNNNNNNNNNNNNNNNNNNNNNNNNNNNNNNNNNNNNNNNNNNNNNNNNNNNNNNNNNNNNNNNNNNNNNNNNNNNNNNNNNNNNNNNNNNNNNNNNNNNNNNNNNNNNNNNNNNNNNNNNNNNNNNNNNNNNNNNNNNNNNNNNNNNNNNNNNNNNNNNNNNNNNNNNNNNNNNNNNNNNNNNNNNNNNNNNNNNNNNNNNNNNNNNNNNNNNNNNNNNNNNNNNNNNNNNNNNNNNNNNNNNNNNNNNNNNNNNNNNNNNNNNNNNNNNNNNNNNNNNNNNNNNNNNNNNNNNNNNNNNNNNNNNNNNNNNNNNNNNNNNNNNNNNNNNNNNNNNNNNNNNNNNNNNNNNNNNNNNNNNNNNNNNNNNNNNNNNNNNNNNNNNNNNNNNNNNNNNNNNNNNNNNNNNNNNNNNNNNNNNNNNNNNNNNNNNNNNNNNNNNNNNNNNNNNNNNNNNNNNNNNNNNNNNNNNNNNNNNNNNNNNNNNNNNNNNNNNNNNNNNNNNNNNNNNNNNNNNNNNNNNNNNNNNNNNNNNNNNNNNNNNNNNNNNNNNNNNNNNNNNNNNNNNNNNNNNNNNNNNNNNNNNNNNNNNNNNNNNNNNNNNNNNNNNNNNNNNNNNNNNNNNNNNNNNNNNNNNNNNNNNNNNNNNNNNNNNNNNNNNNNNNNNNNNNNNNNNNNNNNNNNNNNNNNNNNNNNNNNNNNNNNNNNNNNNNNNNNNNNNNNNNNNNNNNNNNNNNNNNNNNNNNNNNNNNNNNNNNNNNNNNNNNNNNNNNNNNNNNNNNNNNNNNNNNNNNNNNNNNNNNNNNNNNNNNNNNNNNNNNNNNNNNNNNNNNNNNNNNNNNNNNNNNNNNNNNNNNNNNNNNNNNNNNNNNNNNNNNNNNNNNNNNNNNNNNNNNNNNNNNNNNNNNNNNNNNNNNNNNNNNNNNNNNNNNNNNNNNNNNNNNNNNNNNNNNNgttgtgacgtttggtagcacccaaagtgttcctccggcaaacgggagttgcataatctcatagtcataggaacatgtataagtcatgaaggaagcaatagcaacatactaaacgatcgtgtgctaagctaatggaatgggtcatgtcaatcagatcattcaactaatgatgtgacctcgttaatcaaataacaacactttgttcatggttaggaaacataaccatctttgattaacgagctagtcaagtagaggcatactagtgacactctgtttgtctatgtattcacacatgtattatgtttccgattaatacaattctagcatgaataataaacagaaataaataataactttattattgcctctagggcatatttccttcagtctcccacttgcactagagtcaataatctagttcacatcgccatgtgatttaacagcaatacttcacatcactatgtgattaatacccatagtccacatcgatatgtgaccaacacccaaagggtttactagagtcaataatctagttcacattgtttatgtgattaacacccaaagagtactaaggtgtgatcatgttttgcttgtgagataatattagtcaacgggtctgtcacatacagatccgtaagtattttgcgaattctatgtctacaatgctctgcatggagctactctagctaattgctcccactttcaatatgtatctagatcgagacttagagtcatccagatctgtgtcaaaacttgcatcgacgtaactttttacgacgaacctttttgtcacgtccataatcgagaaacatatccttattttactaaggataattctgaccgctgtccagtgatctacttctagatcactatcgtactcccttgctaaatcagtgcagggtatacaatagatctggtatacagcatgacatactttatagaacctatggccaaggcatagggaatgactttcattctctttctatcttctgccgtggtcgggctttgagtcttactcaacttcacaccttgtaatacaggcaagaactctttctttgactgctttattttgaactacttcaaaatcttgtcaaggtatgtactcattgaaaaaacttatcaagcgtcttgatctatctttatagatcttgaagctcaatatgtaagcagcttcactgaagtctttctttgaaaaactcctttcaaatactcctttatgctttacagaataattctacattatttccgatcaacaatatgtcaatcacatatacttatcagaaatgctgtagtgctcccactcactttcttgtaaatacaggcttcaccgcaagtctgcataaaactttatgctttgatcaacttatcaaagcgtatattccaactccgagatgcttgcaccagtccatagatggatcgctggagattgcatattttgttagcacctttaggattgacaaaaccttctggttgtatcatatacaactcttctttaataaatctattaaggaatgcagttttgtttatccatttgccaaatttcataaaacgcggcaattgctaacatgattcggacagacttaagcatagatacaagtgagaaactctcatcgtattcaacactttgaacttgtcgaaaaaccctttttgcgacaattctagctttgtagatagtaacactactatcagcgtccgtcttcctcttgaagatccatttattctcaattgcttgccgatcatcgggcaagtcaaccaaagttcatactttgttctcatacatggatcatatctcagatttcatggcctcaaaccatttatcggaatctgggctcatgattgcttcctcatagttcgtaggttcgtcatagtcaagtaacatgacctccagaacaggattaccgtaccactctagtgcggatcttactctggtttacctatgagattcggtagtaacttgatctgaagttacatgatcatcatcattagcttcctcactaattggtgtagtagtcacaggaacagatttctgtgatgaactactttccaataagggagcaggtacagctacctcgtcaagttctactttcctcccactcacttctttcgagagaaactccttctctagaaaggatccattcttagcaacgaatgtcttgccttcggatctgtgatagaaggtgtatccaatagtttcctttggatatcctatgaagacgcacttctccgatttgagtttgagcttatcaggatgaaactttttcacataagcatcgcaaccccaaactttaagaaacgacaactttggtttctttccaaaccacagttcagattgttgtcgtctcaacggacttagatggtgcccttatttaacgtgaatgcagctatctctaatgcataaccccaaaacgatagtggtagatcgaaaagagacatcatagatcgcaccatatctaataaagtacggttataatgttcggacacaccattatgctgtggtgttccaagtggcgtgagtagtaaaactatttcacattgttttaactgaagatcaaactcgtaactcaaatattttacctctacgatcatatcgtagaagcttttattttcttgtcacgatgattttccacttcactctgaaattctttgaactgttcaaatgtttcagacttatgtttcatcaagtagatacacccacatctgctcaaattatctgtgaagttcagaaaataatgatacctgtcgcgagcctcaatattcatcgtaccacatacatcagtatgtatgatttccaacaaatctgttgctcgctccattattcctAAGAACAGAGtctcagtcatcttgcccatgagacatggttcgcaagcatcaattgattcataatcaagtgattccaaaagcccatcagcatggagtttcttcatgcgctttacaccaatatgacctaaacggcagtgctacaaataagttgcactatcattattaactttgcatcttttggtttcaatattatgattatgtgtatcactacgatcgagatccaacgaactattttcattgggtgtgtaaccatataaggttttattcatgtaaacagaacaacaatttattctcttacttaaatgaataaccgtattacaataaacatgatcaaatcatattcatgctcaacacaaacaccaaataacacttatttaggttcaacactaatcccgaaattatagggagtgtacgatgatgatcatatcaatcttggaaccacttccaacacacatcgtcacttcacccttaactagtctctgtttattttgcaactcccgtttcgagttactaatcttagcaactgaactagtatcaaatactgagggtttgctataaacactagtaaagtacacatcaataacatgtatatcaaatatacttatgttcactttgccatccttcttatccgccaatcacttggggtagatccgcttccagtgaccagtccctttgcagtagaagcacttagtctcaggcttaggaccagacttgggcttcttcacttgagcagcaacttgcttgctgttcttcttgaagttccccttctttcctttgcccttttcttgaaactagtggtcttgtcaaccatcaacacttgatgcttttttttatttctatcttcgttgatttcagcatcacgaagagcttgggagttgtttccgttatcccttgcatattatagttcatcacgaagttctactaacttggtgatggtgactagagaattctgtcaatcactatcttatctggaagattaactcccacttgattcaagcgattgttgtactcagacaatctgggcacatgctcactagttgagcgattctcctccatcttttagctatagaacttgttggagatttcatatctctcaactcgggtatttgcttgaaatattaacttcaactcctggaacatctcatatggtccatgacgttcaaaacgtctttgaagtcccgattctaagccgttaagcatggtgcacttaaactatcaagtagtcatcatattgagctagccaaacgttcataacgtctgcatctgctcctgcaataggtctgttgcctagcggtgcatcaaggacataattcttctgtgcagcaatgaggataaacctcagatcacggatccaatccgcatcattgctactaacatctttcaacacaattttctctaggaacatatcaaaataagcatatgaaagcaacaacgcgagctattgatctacaacatagatatgctaatactaccaggactaagttcatgataattaaagttcaattaatcatattacttaagaactcccacttagatagacatccctctaatcatctaagtgatcacgtgatccaaatcaactaaaccatgtccgatcatcacgtgagatggagcagtttcattggtgaacatcactatgttgatcatatctactatatgattcacgctcgacctttcggtcttcgtgttccgaggccatatctgtatatgcttggctcgtcaagtata encodes:
- the LOC125553436 gene encoding putative UDP-rhamnose:rhamnosyltransferase 1, whose amino-acid sequence is MDDDGHGSSSSSPLHVVICPWLAFGHLLPCLDIAERLASRGHRVSFVSTPRNIARLPPVRPAVAPLVDFVALPLPHVDGLPEGAESTNDVPHDQFELLREAFDGLAAPFSEFLRAACVDGAGSRPDWLIVDTFHHWAAASAVQNKVPCVMLLLGAATVIAAWATGVSEHTADAVGKERSAAEAPSFETERRKLMITQNASGMTVAERYFLTLTRSNLVAIRSCAEWEPESVAALTTLAGKPVVTLGLLPPSPEGGRGVSKEDAAVRWLDAQPANKSVVYVALGSEVPLRAEQVHELALGLELSGARFLWALRKPSGVPDADILPPGFEERTRDRGLVVTGWVPQISVLAHDAVAAFLTHCGWNSTIEGLLFGHPLIMLPISSDQGPNARLMEGRKVGMQVPRNESDGSFTREDVAAMVRAVAVEEDGRRVFTANAKKMQEIVADGACHERCIDGLIQQLRSYKA